One window from the genome of Camelus bactrianus isolate YW-2024 breed Bactrian camel chromosome 4, ASM4877302v1, whole genome shotgun sequence encodes:
- the LOC105080439 gene encoding uncharacterized protein LOC105080439 isoform X1: protein MDVRQGSVSFEDVTVEFTQDEWQYVDPAQRTLYRDVMLENYSHLISVGYCFPTPEVIVKLEQDEEPWSLEEESLNQRYPGCYRVDVHIEGNQEKQEKPLWQVILIDNKILSKEQQKVLEKPFNLCITQNSLGKMACNSDSCRMNLPVVSELIISGRNSSRKKVDSMNVCEKLQLVIQHEKTLTKEQASEYNRNVKALGYMKDHHTFQTREQSFECSEFGKVLRKKAACVTAESSQTEEESCKDNEFMENCDKATLFNHRRTGRKEKCFDLNECGESCDRSTVGECGEVHTAVTHCEGNEGGNSWGRSSLPTQPQRTVTGQGALESSKREGNLSHSSARVVPQKTQTGGKLCVYNGFTNASYQKLDLTVHRRTHTGEKFYQCDKCGKASHPNSALRVHQHCDTGQKSFECIECRKSFYHKAHLIQHQRIHPGERSYECKECGNSFCSNSHPIHYPGTLTGVSLYKCSDCERTFADNSTLRGHQRIHTGEKPFECNDCEKTFAHNSSLRAHQRVHTGEKPYECNDCGKTFAQKTHLNIHQRIHTGEKPFECNDCEKTFAHCSALRAHQRVHTGEKPYECNDCEKTFAHNSALRVHQKIHIGVKLYKCSECEKTFSQKTHLRAHERIHTGEKPYECSECGKTFSQKSYLSGHERIHRGEKPYECNECGKAFVYKAALIVHQRIHTGEKPYGCNDCGKTFSQRTHLCAHQRIHTGEKPYGCNECGKTFADNSALKAHQRIHKGEKPYECSECGKTFSKTSHLRAHLRTRTGEKPYECNECGKTFSQKSYVSSHQRIHTGEKPYECNICGKPFGHNSTLRVHQRIHTGIKSYKCNECGKTFSQKSHLSAHQRIHTGEKPYQCNECGKAFSQNSTLGVHLRIHTGERPYECYECQKAFVRKAALRVHHTRMHTRKKTLACSEFGKF, encoded by the exons ATGGACGTACGTCAG GGTTCAGTGTCATTTGAAGACGTGACTGTGGAGTTCACCCAGGATGAATGGCAGTATGTAGACCCTGCTCAGAGGACCCTGTACAGagatgtgatgctggagaactacAGCCATCTCATCTCAGTGG GGTATTGCTTTCCCACACCTGAGGTGATTGTCAAGTTGGAACAAGATGAAGAACCCTGGTCCTTAGAGGAAGAATCCCTAAACCAGAGGTATCCAG gaTGTTACAGAGTTGATGTCCACATTGAGGGGAACcaggaaaagcaagagaaacCTCTGTGGCAAGTAATACTCATTGATAACAAAATATTAAGTAAAGAACAGCAGAAAGTTTTAGAGAAACCATTTAATCTCTGTATAACTCAAAATTCTTTAGGAAAAATGGCCTGTAACTCTGACTCATGTAGAATGAATTTGCCAGTTGTTTCTGAATTAATTATTAGTGGTAGAAACTCTTCCAGAAAGAAGGTTGATTCCATGAATGTGTGTGAAAAGTTGCAGCTGGTTATTCAGCATGAGAAAACTCTTACTAAAGAGCAGGCTTCTGAATATAACAGAAACGTGAAGGCCCTCGGTTACATGAAAGATCATCATACCTTTCAAACTCGGGAGCAATCTTTTGAATGCAGTGAATTTGGAAAGGTTTTGCGCAAGAAGGCTGCCTGTGTTACAGCTGAGAGTTCACAAACAGAAGAGGAGTCCTGTAAGGATAATGAATTTATGGAAAACTGTGATAAAGCAACTCTTTTTAACCACAGGAGAACTGGTAGAAAGGAGAAATGCTTTGATCTTAATGAATGTGGTGAGTCCTGCGACAGAAGCACTGTTGGGGAGTGCGGTGAGGTTCACACAGCTGTGACACACTGTGAAGGTAATGAAGGTGGGAATAGTTGGGGCAGGAGTTCACTCCCCACTCAGCCTCAGAGAACTGTTACAGGACAAGGTGCTCTTGAAAGCAGTAAGAGGGAAGGAAACTTGAGCCACAGCTCTGCCCGTGTAGTACCTCAGAAGACACAAACTGGAGGTAAACTCTGTGTTTATAATGGATTTACAAATGCCTCCTACCAGAAATTAGACCTTACAGTACATCGGAGaactcacacaggagagaaattCTACCAGTGTGATAAATGTGGGAAAGCCTCCCATCCGAACTCAGCCCTCCGTGTACATCAGCATTGTGACACAGGACAGAAGTCATTTGAATGTATTGAGTGCAGGAAGTCCTTTTACCATAAAGCACACCTCATTCAGCATCAGAGGATCCACCCAGGGGAGAGATcctatgaatgtaaggaatgtggaaaCTCCTTTTGCTCAAATTCGCATCCCATACATTATCCTGGAACTCTTACTGGAGTCAGTCTCTATAAATGTAGTGACTGTGAGAGAACTTTTGCTGATAATTCAACCCTCAGAggacatcagagaattcacacaggagagaaacccttTGAATGTAATGACTGTGAGAAAACTTTTGCCCATAATTCATCCCTCAGAGCacatcagagagttcacacagGGGAGAAACCCTATGAGTGTAATGACTGTGGGAAGACTTTTGCCCAAAAGACACACCTCAATATACATCAGAGGATTcatacaggagagaaaccctTTGAATGTAATGACTGTGAGAAAACTTTTGCCCATTGTTCAGCCCTCAGAGCacatcagagagttcacacagGGGAGAAACCCTATGAGTGTAATGACTGTGAGAAAACCTTTGCCCATAATTCTGCCCTCAGAGTCCATCAGAAAATTCACATTGGGGTGAAACTCTACAAATGTAGTGAATGTGAGAAAACTTTTTCCCAGAAGACACACCTCAGAGCACATGAGAGGATTCACACAggtgagaaaccctatgaatgtagtGAATGTGGGAAAACCTTCTCCCAGAAATCATACCTCAGTGGACATGAGAGAATTCACAGAGGGGAAAAACCTTAcgaatgtaatgaatgtgggaaagctttcGTCTATAAGGCAGCCCTTATTGTCCATCAAAGAATTCACACAGGAGAAAAACCTTATGGATGTAATGACTGTGGGAAAACTTTCTCCCAAAGGACGCACCTCTGTgcacatcagagaattcataccgGGGAGAAACCTTATGgatgtaatgaatgtgggaaaacTTTTGCTGATAATTCAGCCCTCAAGgcacatcagagaattcacaaaGGGGAGAAACCCTATGAGTGTAGTGAATGTGGGAAAACTTTTTCTAAGACATCGCACCTCAGAGCGCATCTGAGGACTCGCACAggggagaaaccctatgaatgtaatgaatgtgggaagACTTTCTCCCAGAAGTCGTATGTTAGTtcacatcagagaattcacacaggGGAGAAACCTTACGAATGTAATATATGTGGGAAACCTTTTGGCCATAATTCAACCCTCAGGgtacatcagagaattcacacaggTATAAAATCCTacaaatgtaatgaatgtgggaaaacTTTCTCCCAAAAGTCACACCTTAGTGCACACCAGAGaattcacacaggagagaaaccttatcagtgtaatgaatgtgggaaagcttttTCCCAAAATTCAACTCTTGGGGTACATCTGAGAATTCACACAGGGGAGAGACCCTATGAATGTTATGAATGCCAAAAAGCCTTTGTCCGTAAGGCAGCTCTTAGAGTGCATCACACCAGAATGCACACCAGAAAGAAAACGCTTGCATGTAGTGAATTTGGGAAGTTCTGA
- the LOC105080439 gene encoding zinc finger protein 658 isoform X2, with the protein MDVRQGSVSFEDVTVEFTQDEWQYVDPAQRTLYRDVMLENYSHLISVGYCFPTPEVIVKLEQDEEPWSLEEESLNQRYPGCYRVDVHIEGNQEKQEKPLWQTPDASSPA; encoded by the exons ATGGACGTACGTCAG GGTTCAGTGTCATTTGAAGACGTGACTGTGGAGTTCACCCAGGATGAATGGCAGTATGTAGACCCTGCTCAGAGGACCCTGTACAGagatgtgatgctggagaactacAGCCATCTCATCTCAGTGG GGTATTGCTTTCCCACACCTGAGGTGATTGTCAAGTTGGAACAAGATGAAGAACCCTGGTCCTTAGAGGAAGAATCCCTAAACCAGAGGTATCCAG gaTGTTACAGAGTTGATGTCCACATTGAGGGGAACcaggaaaagcaagagaaacCTCTGTGGCAA
- the LOC105080439 gene encoding zinc finger protein 658 isoform X3, with product MDVRQGSVSFEDVTVEFTQDEWQYVDPAQRTLYRDVMLENYSHLISVGYCFPTPEVIVKLEQDEEPWSLEEESLNQRYPGCYRVDVHIEGNQEKQEKPL from the exons ATGGACGTACGTCAG GGTTCAGTGTCATTTGAAGACGTGACTGTGGAGTTCACCCAGGATGAATGGCAGTATGTAGACCCTGCTCAGAGGACCCTGTACAGagatgtgatgctggagaactacAGCCATCTCATCTCAGTGG GGTATTGCTTTCCCACACCTGAGGTGATTGTCAAGTTGGAACAAGATGAAGAACCCTGGTCCTTAGAGGAAGAATCCCTAAACCAGAGGTATCCAG gaTGTTACAGAGTTGATGTCCACATTGAGGGGAACcaggaaaagcaagagaaacCTCTGTG